The Miscanthus floridulus cultivar M001 chromosome 7, ASM1932011v1, whole genome shotgun sequence genome includes a region encoding these proteins:
- the LOC136465095 gene encoding HIPL2 protein-like: protein MCVAATAPADDDTSSTLPLRCAGAAAPPSISTTRHDDDLGSTDGGGSSSTLCVHKASTQAYDGVVPLHDGSGRLLCWRRNGQIWLATVDVVDPTGGSVLRVGDKPVVDLGTFLVSQDAAARGRGLAGVAVHPSGRLFVSYYTTVATDDGGAFLVVDQLPTASWSGHEVNIARTTRVFSMALPSEPRSSSVGFLLDYYGGQILFRPTNADSFLYLVTGPAQSDGQLQAKILRFRVGGMPSVYASLLGVPRRCAFDAHKPHDLYCAIVKEEQEVVYLTSDDPSPSAMPPSASLIVAHQRPTPGTPPSLVGGLLYQGYADNTLAGSYIYMEGSEFWWTVASPVSNYTTTRNLRVTCAAPATATSRCHGGDFAGGSVTSFAEDADKNALLLATDGVYMVVRPSLCDADGTHSGAPTSTSTKSLLKWIFGVIGSLIAILGGGYGAYRTCSCFNRPADITVNATNVNIHNGENKIELTVISTEG, encoded by the exons ATGTGCGTGGCCGCCACTGCTCCGGCCGACGACGACACGTCCTCCACGCTTCCTCTCCGTTGCGCCGGCGCTGCGGCCCCGCCGTCCATCTCCACTACCCGTCACGACGACGACCTAGGCAGCACtgacggcggcggcagcagcagcacgctGTGCGTGCACAAGGCTTCGACGCAGGCGTACGATGGTGTGGTGCCGCTTCATGACGGATCTGGCCGACTTCTCTGCTGGCGAAGAAACGGGCAGATATGGTTGGCTACGGTGGACGTGGTGGACCCCACCGGCGGCTCCGTCCTCCGCGTGGGCGACAAGCCGGTGGTCGACCTCGGCACCTTCCTCGTCAGCCAGGACGCCGCCGCGCGGGGCCGGGGCCTCGCTGGGGTCGCTGTCCATCCCAGCGGTCGATTGTTCGTCTCCTACTACACGACCGTTGCCACAGACGACGGCGGCGCCTTCCTCGTCGTCGACCAACTGCCGACAGCATCCTGGAGCGGGCACGAGGTCAACATC GCTAGGACTACGAGGGTGTTCTCGATGGCCTTGCCCTCGGAGCCCCGCTCCTCATCAGTAGGCTTTCTCCTCGACTACTACGGTGGCCAGATCCTATTTCGGCCCACCAACGCTGACTCTTTCCTTTACCTCGTCACTGGCCCGGCCCAGAGCGATGGACAGCTGCAAGCAAAAATCTTGCGCTTTCGCGTTGGAGGCATGCCGTCGG TATACGCATCGCTCTTAGGCGTCCCGAGGCGATGCGCGTTCGATGCCCACAAGCCTCACGACCTCTACTGCGCAATCGTTAAG GAAGAGCAAGAGGTTGTATACCTCACCTCAGACGACCCATCCCCGTCTGCCATGCCGCCAAGTGCCTCGCTCATCGTGGCCCACCAACGACCCACGCCAGGAACGCCGCCATCCCTAGTAGGCGGCCTGCTTTACCAAGGTTACGCGGACAACACCCTCGCCGGAAG CTATATCTACATGGAAGGCTCAGAATTCTGGTGGACGGTGGCGTCGCCGGTGAGCAACTACACCACCACTCGGAACCTCCGGGTCACGTGCGCCGCACCTGCTACCGCTACATCTCGCTGCCACGGCGGCGACTTTGCTGGCGGCAGCGTTACCTCCTTTGCGGAAGATGCAGACAAGAATGCCCTCCTGCTCGCAACAGACGGTGTCTACATGGTTGTGCGGCCCAGCCTCTGCGACGCCGACGGCACCCACAGCGGAGCCCCCACATCCACATCTACTAAGAGCCTTCTCAAGTGGATCTTTGGTGTGATAGGAAGCCTGATAGCGATTCTTGGTGGTGGTTACGGGGCGTACAGGACATGCAGCTGCTTCAACAGACCGGCTGACATCACGGTCAACGCCACCAACGTGAACATCCACAACGGCGAAAATAAAATCGAACTCACCGTTATTAGTACAGAAGGATAG